In Phragmites australis chromosome 17, lpPhrAust1.1, whole genome shotgun sequence, the following are encoded in one genomic region:
- the LOC133896682 gene encoding protein ALTERED PHOSPHATE STARVATION RESPONSE 1-like: MGCGQSKMEEEDAVRHCRERSELLALAIRHRYTLADAHRAYAESMRSVGAVLHDFLRDVQSLPSPPPEPALRLPQQRKGDGLPAASPPPAPAIAPSSSASGQPPPPVAKQVRIAPDVEHIRFHSDDDSDSEDGHIKFHSDDDPEPAQHRPEVIRSAGAGAPPPPQMGPPYAPGYDPPYVPGPGPGYGYGAGTGPGPDYGGGGGGGGGYDPGYGGTGVNGGAYEPGYGGMGGGGYGQSYGGMGGGGGSGSYEPGYGGMGGYGQSFFNISYARSQPPPPSVSHEHRLQATDARVHYYSGEGRVQPPPRGYGGYPYPPQSSSSYNQYAYGGYYGGGGAPPPAGMPSSSREEAAPPSPPSPPRVSTWDFLNPFETYESYYEQPTAAAAPYTPSRSLKDVREEEGIPDLEDEDMEVVKEAYGDEKRPVKGYTGNGKAAKEECRSSTGDELPRESKSSEASSSGSSLEHDVHVVEKSVVGEQVQRSEPRQHAHGLPPTGSEKTYIDDTEVVLEIRTQFERVSDSAGEVSKMLEVGKMPYYQKSSGFKVSAMMICGIPTMEEEFLRFEEDKAMGCGNLSSTLQKLYMWEKKLLEEVKTEEQMRVLYDMKRKELKMLDEKGAEADKLEATEIYIRKLSTKISIAIQLVNTISDKISKLRDEELWPQTCELIQGLMRMWSVMLECHQIQLHAISQAKNIDSMIDAAKFRDTHMELIKRLELQLLDWIACFAAWVNAQKSYVITLNKWLMKGVIYVPEETDDGAPPFSPGRLGAPPIFIICNNWAAGVARISEKEVVEAMQAFASNVLDLWERHRSEQRQGMMANKGMDRDLRVMERDEQSMRKALEAQNKKLVLISNQSGVSLSTQVLQEGGPGAEISSLQTSLKNIFEAMENFTVASVNTYKDLHLRAEEEKARVAQECGGVS, encoded by the exons ATGGGGTGCGGCCAGTcgaagatggaggaggaggacgcggtGCGGCACTGCCGGGAGCGCTCAGAGCTGCTGGCGCTGGCCATCCGCCACCGCTACACGCTCGCCGACGCGCACCGCGCCTATGCCGAGTCGATGCGGTCCGTCGGCGCCGTGCTGCACGACTTCCTCCGCGACGTCCAGTCGCTgccctctccgccgccggagCCCGCACTCCGACTGCCGCAGCAGCGGAAGGGGGACGGCCTTCCCGCCGCCTCACCGCCCCCCGCACCCGCAATCGCGCCATCCTCATCCGCCTCTggccagccgccgccgcccgtcgcCAAGCAGGTCCGCATCGCCCCCGACGTCGAGCATATCCGCTTCCACTCCGACGACGACTCCGATTCAGAGGACGGCCACATCAAGTTCCACTCCGATGATGATCCTGAACCGGCTCAGCACCGGCCGGAGGTTATCCGGTCCGCCGGGGCAGGggctccgccaccgccgcagaTGGGACCACCGTACGCCCCCGGTTATGATCCACCGTACGTCCCCGGCCCCGGCCCTGGATATGGGTACGGGGCTGGTACGGGCCCTGGTCCTGActacggcggtggcggcggcggcggcggcggctatgaCCCCGGCTACGGTGGCACGGGCGTGAACGGCGGCGCCTATGAACCAGGCTATGGCGGCATGGGGGGAGGCGGCTATGGCCAGAGCTATGGTGgcatgggcggcggcggtggcagcggcaGCTATGAGCCAGGCTACGGTGGCATGGGCGGCTATGGCCAGAGCTTCTTCAACATCAGCTACGCGCGCAGCCAGCCACCTCCGCCGTCCGTCTCGCACGAGCATCGTCTGCAGGCCACTGACGCCAGGGTCCACTACTACTCCGGCGAAGGCAGGGTGCAGCCACCCCCACGCGGCTATGGTGGGTACCCCTACCCACCGCAGAGCTCGAGCTCTTATAACCAGTACGCCTACGGTGGTTactatggtggtggtggtgctccacCACCGGCGGGCATGCCCTCCTCCTCCCGTGAGGAGGCCGCGCCACCATCACCTCCATCTCCACCGAGGGTGTCTACCTGGGACTTTCTGAACCCGTTTGAGACTTATGAGAGCTACTACGAGCAGCCAACTGCTGCGGCAGCTCCATACACTCCCAGCAGGAGTTTGAAGGATGTGCGCGAGGAGGAGGGCATCCCAGACTTGGAGGACGAGGACATGGAGGTAGTCAAGGAAGCTTATGGTGATGAGAAGCGTCCTGTGAAGGGATACACTGGGAACGGGAAGGCAGCAAAGGAGGAGTGTAGGAGCAGTACAGGAGATGAGCTGCCCCGCGAGTCCAAGTCATCTGAGGCCAGCAGTAGTGGGAGCAGCTTGGAGCATGACGTGCATGTAGTGGAGAAGAGTGTCGTCGGAGAACAAGTTCAACGCTCGGAGCCACGGCAGCATGCCCATGGCCTGCCGCCCACAGGATCGGAGAAGACAtacattgatgacactgaggtgGTACTGGAGATCAGGACTCAATTTGAGCGTGTCTCAGATTCAGCCGGCGAGGTTTCCAAGATGCTTGAGGTCGGAAAGATGCCTTACTATCAGAAGAGTTCAGGTTTCAAAG TCTCCGCAATGATGATTTGCGGTATACCAACAATGGAGGAGGAGTTCCTGCGGTTTGAAGAGGACAAGGCAATGGGATGCGGCAACCTTTCCTCGACGCTACAGAAATTGTACATGTGGGAAAAAAAGCTTCTTGAAGAAGTCAAG ACTGAGGAGCAGATGCGGGTATTGTATGATATGAAACGCAAGGAGCTGAAAATGTTAGATGAGAAAGGTGCAGAAGCTGATAAGCTTGAGGCCACTGAAATTTACATCAGAAAGCTATCAACAAAGATAAGCATAGCTATTCAACTTGTGAACACTATTTCAGACAAGATCAGTAAGCTGAGAGATGAAGAGTTATGGCCACAAACATGTGAGCTCATTCAAGG GTTGATGCGGATGTGGAGTGTTATGTTAGAATGCCATCAGATACAGTTGCATGCCATATCCCAAGCTAAAAACATAGATTCCATGATAGATGCTGCAAAGTTCCGCGACACTCATATGGAACTGATCAAACGGCTAGAGCTTCAACTATTGGATTGGATTGCTTGTTTTGCTGCGTGGGTTAACGCTCAAAAGAGCTATGTTATTACTTTAAATAAGTGGTTGATGAAGGGAGTCATTTATGTTCCTGAGGAAACTGATGATGGGGCCCCTCCTTTTTCTCCTGGACGGTTAGGAGCTCCACCGATTTTCATCATATGTAATAATTGGGCTGCGGGTGTGGCGAGGATATCCGAGAAGGAAGTTGTTGAGGCAATGCAGGCCTTTGCATCCAATGTTCTGGACCTTTGGGAGAGGCACAGGTCAGAGCAAAGGCAGGGTATGATGGCTAATAAAGGTATGGACCGGGACCTTAGGGTGATGGAAAGGGATGAGCAATCAATGCGCAAGGCTCTAGAAGCACAAAATAAGAAGCTTGTGCTTATTTCGAATCAGAGTGGTGTATCCTTGTCTACACAGGTGTTACAAGAGGGAGGCCCTGGTGCTGAAATTAGTAGTTTGCAAACAAGTCTGAAGAATATTTTTGAAGCAATGGAGAACTTCACTGTTGCATCTGTAAACACCTATAAGGATCTCCATCTTCGTGCTGAAGAAGAGAAAGCTCGAGTTGCCCAGGAGTGTGGCGGAGTTTCCTAG